From Actinomyces slackii, a single genomic window includes:
- a CDS encoding LysR family transcriptional regulator: protein MELQQMRYVVAIAEEKSFTRAAQRCFVVQSSLSHQIKALEHELGVALFARNSRRVELTSAGETFLAQARASLDAAERAIAEAAAASGQIRGTLTVGVIPTVTAIDIPAALGRFHRAHPAVRIRLRSGGSHEFIAAINAGDMDAAILGLPDGAPPKGVSTRVLARERLVAIVAADHPLAGRRRLRLAELADETFVDFPEGTPGRIPSDLAFHAAGVHRDVAFEAMSTDLILDLVRQGLVVTLLSPAVIPSGSNDLRTIPVSAGPIRAEYLAWSDFNPTPAATAFLNDLAPR from the coding sequence ATGGAACTGCAGCAGATGCGCTACGTCGTCGCCATTGCCGAGGAGAAGAGCTTCACCCGCGCTGCGCAACGATGCTTCGTCGTGCAGTCCTCACTGAGTCACCAGATCAAGGCGCTCGAGCACGAGCTCGGGGTGGCGCTGTTCGCTCGCAACAGCAGGCGCGTCGAACTCACCTCCGCCGGCGAAACATTCCTCGCCCAGGCGCGTGCGAGCCTCGATGCCGCCGAGCGCGCGATCGCCGAAGCCGCTGCGGCGAGCGGGCAGATCCGGGGCACGTTGACCGTCGGCGTGATACCCACCGTCACCGCGATCGATATCCCCGCGGCTCTCGGACGATTCCATCGCGCACACCCGGCCGTGAGGATCAGGCTCCGAAGCGGGGGCAGTCACGAGTTCATCGCCGCGATCAACGCGGGCGATATGGATGCCGCCATTCTCGGCCTGCCCGACGGCGCGCCTCCCAAGGGCGTGAGCACGCGCGTGCTGGCCAGAGAGCGACTCGTCGCCATCGTCGCCGCCGACCATCCGCTTGCCGGTCGCCGCAGGTTGCGGCTGGCGGAACTGGCTGACGAGACCTTCGTGGACTTCCCCGAGGGCACTCCGGGCCGGATCCCCTCCGACCTGGCGTTCCATGCCGCTGGGGTCCATCGTGATGTCGCGTTCGAGGCCATGAGCACCGACCTCATCCTCGATCTGGTGAGACAGGGGCTCGTCGTCACCCTGCTCTCCCCGGCCGTGATCCCCAGCGGCAGCAACGACCTGCGAACGATCCCGGTCTCCGCGGGCCCCATCCGTGCCGAATACCTCGCCTGGAGCGATTTCAACCCCACTCCAGCGGCGACGGCATTCCTCAACGACCTGGCGCCGAGATGA
- a CDS encoding class I SAM-dependent methyltransferase, producing the protein MDDAHDLPLPEADRPISKAPGHWVLARAGKRVLRPGGAALSADMLRHAGLPGSDVVELAPGLGRTAAEIIKAGPASYTGIDRDLDAATRVAAIVGRHGRVRQGEAAETGLPDASADVVIGEAMLTMQGDKGKAAIVAEVARILRPGGRYAIHELAVTPDDIAEDRYTELRRDLARAIHVNARPMTVASWKGLLEEAGLEVEWSATAPMALLKASRNIRDEGLGGALRIVRNVARDKELRSRVLSMRRTFQRWEDSMAGVALVARKPG; encoded by the coding sequence ATGGATGATGCGCATGACCTGCCCCTGCCCGAGGCCGACCGGCCCATCTCCAAGGCGCCGGGCCACTGGGTCCTGGCCCGCGCCGGCAAACGCGTCCTTCGCCCCGGAGGGGCCGCTCTGTCCGCAGACATGCTCCGGCATGCCGGGCTGCCCGGCTCCGACGTCGTCGAGCTGGCCCCCGGCCTGGGGCGCACCGCCGCTGAGATCATCAAGGCCGGCCCCGCCTCCTACACCGGCATCGACCGCGACCTCGATGCCGCCACGAGAGTGGCCGCCATCGTTGGCCGCCACGGTCGCGTGCGCCAGGGCGAGGCGGCCGAGACCGGCCTGCCCGATGCCAGCGCCGACGTCGTCATCGGCGAGGCCATGCTCACCATGCAGGGCGACAAGGGCAAGGCCGCCATCGTGGCCGAGGTCGCCCGCATCCTGCGCCCCGGCGGGCGCTATGCCATCCATGAGCTCGCCGTGACTCCCGACGACATCGCCGAGGACCGCTACACCGAGCTGCGCAGGGACCTGGCCCGTGCCATCCACGTCAACGCCCGCCCCATGACCGTCGCCTCCTGGAAGGGTCTGCTGGAGGAGGCGGGGCTCGAGGTCGAGTGGTCCGCCACCGCCCCCATGGCGCTGCTCAAGGCGAGTCGTAATATCCGCGACGAGGGCCTGGGCGGGGCCCTGCGCATCGTGCGCAACGTTGCCCGGGACAAGGAGCTGCGCTCGCGCGTGCTGAGCATGCGGCGCACCTTCCAGCGCTGGGAGGACAGCATGGCCGGCGTCGCGCTGGTGGCCCGCAAGCCCGGCTGA
- a CDS encoding citrate synthase, with translation MTSTPSTVPAEQPGQGPDDAVGSADGPGLLSVDGTSLELPRTLATDGSDGLGVSKLLGATGLVTLDPGFTNTASCTSEITYIDGAAGILRYRGYPIEELAKSSTFAEVAYLLIYGELPDQESFERMERRISRHRLLHEDFRSFFTSFPSSGHPMAILQAGIAGLATYYEDTLNPHDPYERELATILLLAKMPTMISYIARRAIGLPLLYPDPKSGYVEDFLRMTFGMPYQSYDIDPAVVRALDMLLILHADHEQNCSTSTVRLVGSSDANMYASVAAGVGALSGPLHGGANEAVLRMLDMIQTSGMSTAEFVRKVKDKEDGVRLMGFGHRVYKNYDPRAAIVKETAHDVLSRLGGGEGDRKLDIAMELEEVALSDDYFVSRKLYPNVDFYTGLIYQAMGFPTKMFTPLFALGRLPGWIAQYREMIADPAKRIGRPRQVYNGSTERHYVAMHRRQHDDEYYPATRVGVPSLDQVARV, from the coding sequence ATGACGAGCACCCCCAGCACCGTGCCCGCCGAGCAGCCCGGTCAGGGGCCTGATGACGCCGTCGGCTCCGCGGATGGCCCGGGCCTGCTGTCCGTTGACGGCACCAGCCTGGAGCTGCCCCGCACCCTCGCCACCGACGGCTCTGACGGCCTGGGGGTGAGCAAGCTCCTGGGGGCCACTGGTCTGGTCACCCTCGACCCGGGCTTCACCAACACCGCCTCGTGCACCTCCGAGATCACCTACATCGACGGCGCCGCCGGCATCCTGCGCTACCGCGGCTACCCCATCGAGGAGCTGGCCAAGTCCTCGACCTTCGCCGAGGTCGCCTACCTTCTCATCTACGGCGAGCTGCCCGACCAGGAGTCCTTCGAGCGCATGGAGCGGCGCATCTCCCGTCACCGCCTCCTGCACGAGGACTTCCGCTCCTTCTTCACCTCCTTCCCCTCCTCGGGGCACCCCATGGCCATCCTCCAGGCCGGGATCGCGGGCCTGGCCACCTACTACGAGGACACCCTCAACCCGCACGACCCCTACGAGCGCGAGCTGGCCACCATCCTGCTGCTGGCCAAGATGCCCACGATGATCAGCTACATCGCCCGGCGCGCCATCGGACTGCCCCTGCTCTACCCCGACCCCAAGAGCGGCTATGTCGAGGACTTCCTGCGCATGACCTTCGGCATGCCCTACCAGTCCTACGACATCGACCCGGCCGTCGTGCGCGCCCTGGACATGCTGCTCATCCTCCACGCCGACCACGAGCAGAACTGCTCGACCTCCACCGTGCGCCTCGTGGGCTCCTCGGACGCCAACATGTACGCCTCCGTGGCCGCGGGCGTGGGCGCCCTATCCGGGCCGCTGCACGGCGGGGCGAATGAGGCGGTGCTGCGCATGCTGGACATGATCCAGACCTCGGGGATGTCTACCGCGGAGTTCGTCCGCAAGGTCAAGGACAAGGAGGACGGGGTGCGCCTCATGGGCTTCGGCCACCGCGTCTACAAGAACTACGACCCGCGCGCCGCCATCGTCAAGGAGACCGCCCACGATGTCCTGAGTCGCCTGGGCGGCGGCGAGGGGGACCGCAAGCTGGACATCGCCATGGAGCTGGAGGAGGTTGCCCTGTCCGACGACTACTTCGTCTCACGCAAGCTCTACCCCAACGTGGACTTCTACACCGGGCTGATCTACCAGGCCATGGGCTTCCCCACCAAGATGTTCACCCCGCTGTTCGCCCTGGGGCGCCTGCCCGGATGGATCGCCCAGTACCGCGAGATGATCGCCGACCCCGCCAAGCGCATCGGCCGGCCTCGCCAGGTCTACAACGGCTCCACCGAGCGCCACTACGTGGCCATGCACCGCCGTCAGCACGACGACGAGTACTACCCGGCCACCCGCGTCGGCGTGCCCAGCCTGGACCAGGTCGCCCGGGTCTGA
- a CDS encoding glycoside hydrolase family 2 TIM barrel-domain containing protein yields the protein MTDTANTADTASTADTASTARADFDPARLADPEFFAENRLPAHSDHLWYADEAEAALGRSSFEVSLDGAWKIAVAKNPSQVPTGFQAEDFDARDWDDIRVPAHIQLHGYDRPQYANVQYPWDGHEALEPGQAPQRHNPVATYIKDVALAPLPEGERLILRLEGAESSVAVWLNGHYIGFSTDSFTPAEFDLTPAVRPGTNRLALRVDKWSAASWLEDQDFYRFSGLFRSVLLRRVPAVHLEDLRVTTEVSPDLATATVRLETRLWGQGTVRAVLDGVGELRPQGEGALVATVLAPRLWSSEDPHLYDLRIEVRDAAGSRTEYVPQAVGLRRFGIEDGVLRINGERVVFKGVNRHEFGEQGRVMDRERTEADLIALKRANVNAVRTSHYPNNSFLYELCDRYGLYVIDEANLETHGSWEPILWGRAEPADAVPGDRPQWRAAVLDRARSMCERDKNHPSIIMWSCGNESYGGTVIRDMADLLRELDPTRPVHYEGVFHDRRQPTTSDVESQMYTRAADVEAFLADHRDKPFILCEYAHAMGNSFGAVDRYLELAERDPLFQGAFIWDFADQAISMRSRSGAPFYGYGGDCGEAPHDGDFCGNGIFFADHSPSPKVQEVAHLYQGLSAQVGRDTFTVTNRMLFTGSGAFECVVTLAQEGRVLERAVVDTDVAPGESVSYPLPVSIPGRPGEYAVTVSFHLRWAESWAPAGHETAWDQAVVEVAGPQAEPFAVSGPALEARSAPELIMGAHNIGVRGQRFEAIFSRLSGDLSSYRYGVSRLGGNELLRAGVRPCFWHAPTANERGYGGPFEEGAWQLASRYSRPVNGSQPRVEQGEDWVEVGFDYELAGLAGSTCSMSYRVFGDGRIEVHQVLEPAGQVPDLPEFSTLLQVPGSLDRLTWYGEGPQECYVDRRGGARLGVYSGRVDEQLTAYLNPQEAGSRTGVRWAEVRDERGLGLRVECEPGAPMEFSALPWTPWEVEAAPHAHELGASDRTVLRPALMRRGVGGDDSWGSRTHPEHCLPAGRLELRYTLRGVL from the coding sequence ATGACCGACACCGCTAACACCGCTGACACCGCTAGCACTGCTGACACTGCCAGCACCGCCCGCGCCGACTTCGACCCCGCACGCCTGGCAGACCCGGAGTTCTTCGCCGAGAACCGCCTGCCCGCCCACTCCGATCACCTCTGGTACGCAGACGAGGCCGAGGCGGCCCTGGGCCGCTCCAGCTTCGAGGTCAGCCTGGACGGGGCGTGGAAGATCGCCGTCGCCAAGAACCCTTCCCAGGTCCCCACCGGCTTCCAGGCCGAGGACTTCGATGCCAGGGACTGGGACGACATCCGCGTCCCCGCCCACATCCAGCTCCACGGCTACGATCGTCCCCAGTACGCCAATGTGCAGTACCCCTGGGACGGCCATGAGGCCCTGGAGCCGGGGCAGGCGCCCCAGCGCCACAATCCGGTGGCCACCTATATCAAGGACGTCGCCCTGGCCCCCCTGCCCGAGGGTGAGCGGCTCATCCTGCGCCTGGAGGGCGCCGAGTCCAGTGTGGCCGTCTGGCTCAACGGCCACTACATCGGCTTCTCCACCGACTCCTTCACCCCCGCCGAGTTCGACCTGACCCCCGCCGTGCGCCCCGGCACCAACCGCCTGGCCCTGCGCGTGGACAAGTGGAGCGCCGCCTCCTGGCTCGAGGACCAGGACTTCTACCGCTTCTCCGGCCTGTTCCGCTCCGTGCTGCTGCGCCGGGTTCCCGCCGTCCACCTGGAGGACCTGCGGGTGACCACCGAGGTCAGCCCTGATCTGGCCACCGCCACCGTGCGTCTGGAGACCCGGCTGTGGGGCCAGGGCACCGTGCGCGCCGTGCTCGACGGCGTCGGCGAGCTGCGCCCCCAGGGCGAGGGCGCCCTGGTCGCCACCGTCCTGGCCCCCCGCCTGTGGAGCAGCGAGGACCCCCACCTCTACGACCTGCGCATCGAGGTGCGCGACGCCGCGGGCAGCCGCACCGAGTACGTGCCCCAGGCCGTGGGCCTGAGGCGCTTCGGCATCGAGGACGGAGTGCTGCGCATCAACGGGGAGCGGGTCGTCTTCAAGGGCGTCAACCGCCACGAGTTCGGCGAGCAGGGGCGCGTCATGGACCGCGAGCGCACCGAGGCCGACCTCATCGCCCTCAAGCGCGCCAATGTCAACGCCGTGCGCACCTCCCACTACCCCAACAACTCCTTCCTCTACGAGCTGTGCGACCGCTACGGCCTCTACGTCATCGACGAGGCCAACCTGGAGACCCATGGCAGCTGGGAGCCGATCCTGTGGGGCAGGGCCGAGCCTGCCGACGCCGTGCCCGGGGACCGGCCCCAGTGGCGAGCCGCCGTGCTGGACCGGGCCCGCTCCATGTGCGAGCGGGACAAGAACCACCCCTCGATCATCATGTGGTCCTGCGGCAACGAGTCCTACGGCGGCACCGTGATCCGGGACATGGCGGATCTGCTGCGCGAGCTGGACCCCACCCGCCCCGTCCACTACGAGGGCGTCTTCCACGACCGGCGCCAGCCCACGACCTCCGATGTGGAGAGCCAGATGTACACCCGGGCCGCCGACGTCGAGGCCTTCCTGGCCGACCACCGCGACAAGCCCTTCATCCTGTGCGAGTACGCCCATGCCATGGGCAACTCCTTCGGGGCGGTGGACCGCTACTTGGAGCTGGCCGAGCGCGACCCCCTGTTCCAGGGCGCCTTCATCTGGGACTTCGCCGACCAGGCGATCTCGATGCGGAGCCGGTCGGGGGCGCCCTTCTACGGCTATGGGGGCGACTGCGGGGAGGCCCCCCATGACGGGGACTTCTGCGGCAACGGCATCTTCTTCGCCGATCACTCGCCCTCGCCCAAGGTCCAGGAGGTCGCCCACCTCTATCAGGGCCTGAGCGCCCAGGTGGGCCGGGACACCTTCACGGTGACCAATCGGATGCTGTTCACCGGTTCGGGGGCCTTCGAGTGCGTGGTGACCCTGGCCCAGGAGGGTCGGGTCCTAGAGCGGGCGGTGGTGGACACCGACGTCGCCCCGGGGGAGTCCGTGAGCTATCCGCTGCCGGTGAGCATCCCCGGGCGCCCCGGGGAGTACGCGGTGACGGTCTCCTTCCATCTGCGCTGGGCCGAGTCCTGGGCGCCGGCGGGCCATGAGACGGCCTGGGATCAGGCGGTGGTCGAGGTGGCGGGCCCGCAGGCCGAGCCCTTCGCCGTCAGCGGGCCGGCGCTGGAGGCGCGCAGCGCCCCCGAACTCATCATGGGGGCGCACAACATCGGGGTGCGCGGCCAGCGCTTCGAGGCGATCTTCTCCCGGCTGAGCGGGGACCTGAGCTCCTACCGCTACGGGGTGAGCCGCCTGGGCGGTAATGAGCTGCTGCGCGCCGGGGTGCGCCCCTGCTTCTGGCATGCGCCCACGGCCAATGAGCGCGGATACGGCGGGCCCTTCGAGGAGGGGGCCTGGCAGCTGGCCAGCCGCTACTCCCGGCCGGTGAACGGGAGCCAGCCGCGGGTCGAGCAGGGCGAGGACTGGGTGGAGGTCGGCTTCGACTACGAGCTGGCGGGGCTGGCGGGCTCGACCTGCTCGATGTCCTACCGGGTCTTCGGTGATGGCAGGATCGAGGTCCACCAGGTCCTTGAGCCCGCGGGGCAGGTGCCCGACCTGCCCGAGTTCTCCACCCTGCTTCAGGTCCCCGGCTCCCTGGATCGCCTCACCTGGTACGGGGAGGGCCCCCAGGAGTGCTACGTGGACCGGCGCGGTGGCGCCCGGCTGGGCGTCTACTCCGGGCGGGTCGATGAGCAGCTGACCGCCTATCTCAACCCCCAGGAGGCGGGCAGCCGCACGGGGGTGCGCTGGGCCGAGGTTCGCGATGAGCGGGGGCTGGGCCTGCGCGTGGAGTGCGAGCCGGGCGCGCCCATGGAGTTCTCCGCCCTGCCCTGGACGCCCTGGGAGGTGGAGGCCGCGCCGCACGCCCATGAGCTGGGGGCCTCGGACCGCACGGTCCTGCGCCCGGCCCTCATGCGCCGCGGCGTGGGCGGGGATGACTCCTGGGGCTCGCGCACCCATCCCGAGCACTGCCTGCCCGCCGGGCGCCTCGAGCTGCGCTACACCCTGCGCGGCGTCCTCTAA
- a CDS encoding HhH-GPD family protein, producing the protein MTQAPSAQSVIDWYRDHARPLPWRRPGTTPWAVLVSEVMSQQTPVARVEPAWREWMRRWPGPGELAAAPTAEVLRAWGRLGYPRRALRLQECAGVVVAEHDGELPCDREALMALPGVGEYTAGAVMAFAHGRRALALDTNVRRVLARAVGGQALPAPSLSRAERERAAALLPPDDGTAARWSVAVMELGALVCTARQPHCAACPWRERCAWLAAGQPPDAHAGRRRTQAWAGTDRQARGLIMAVLRSAPLGRAVEAGALLAAAGGASQGRDPDQPDRALAGLLADGLIATDDGLSYRLP; encoded by the coding sequence ATGACCCAGGCGCCGTCGGCCCAGTCGGTGATCGACTGGTACCGCGATCACGCCAGGCCCCTGCCCTGGCGCCGGCCCGGCACCACGCCCTGGGCCGTCCTGGTCAGCGAGGTCATGAGCCAGCAGACGCCGGTGGCTCGGGTGGAGCCGGCATGGCGCGAGTGGATGCGCCGCTGGCCCGGTCCCGGCGAGCTCGCCGCCGCTCCCACCGCCGAGGTGCTGCGGGCCTGGGGGCGCCTGGGCTATCCCCGGCGCGCCCTGCGCCTTCAGGAGTGCGCCGGCGTCGTCGTCGCCGAGCACGACGGCGAGCTGCCCTGCGACCGCGAGGCCCTCATGGCCCTGCCCGGGGTGGGGGAGTACACCGCCGGGGCGGTGATGGCCTTCGCCCATGGGCGCCGCGCCCTGGCGCTGGACACGAATGTGCGCCGGGTCCTGGCCCGGGCGGTCGGCGGCCAGGCCCTGCCCGCACCGAGCCTGAGCCGGGCCGAGCGCGAGCGCGCCGCGGCCCTCCTGCCCCCGGACGACGGCACGGCCGCCCGGTGGTCGGTGGCCGTCATGGAGCTGGGAGCCCTGGTGTGCACGGCTCGTCAGCCGCACTGCGCGGCCTGCCCCTGGCGCGAGCGCTGCGCCTGGCTGGCGGCCGGGCAGCCGCCCGATGCCCATGCGGGCAGGCGCCGCACCCAGGCCTGGGCGGGCACCGACCGCCAGGCCCGCGGCCTCATCATGGCGGTCCTGCGCAGCGCGCCGCTGGGGCGGGCCGTGGAGGCCGGGGCCCTCCTGGCCGCGGCCGGCGGGGCCAGTCAGGGGCGCGATCCCGATCAGCCCGATCGGGCCCTGGCCGGACTCCTGGCCGATGGCCTCATCGCCACCGACGACGGCCTGTCCTACCGGCTGCCCTGA
- a CDS encoding sensor histidine kinase yields the protein MTTATSTATTTATGSRASRLRGTARRTAVSALYLLAAWPLHLGLFIAVVTLTALGASTALLGGVGLVVLIVSIMLARLAAAAQRWVNATLTGRPAPGVAYLPSDPQDSALRRILAPLRDPQSWRDALWAVTGFPVSLLTWSVTVIWVSAGMSAMVAPFLEYLEYRTQEAAPNSGTVSVIGYGGLGELLAPSHPHLADVVVTMALGAFCILSAPVVLQGLARMQMGYAELLLSRQARDREQILGLRASRHAARSAEADSLRRLERDLHDGPQQGLVRLGMDLARAKRHAATDPAKTQEILDATIAQTQETLLELRRLSRGIAPPVLVDRGLEAAIMEACARSIVPVTVSASLPSSPPPPMHAASAAYFVVSEALVNVNKHSGATQAGVTVSAQEGALRVAITDNGAGGACAAKGHGLDGLIQRLAGVEGTLSIDSPVGGPTTIEAVIPCES from the coding sequence ATGACCACCGCCACGAGCACTGCCACGACCACCGCCACTGGCTCCCGCGCCTCCCGCCTGAGGGGCACGGCTCGGCGCACCGCCGTCAGCGCCCTCTACCTGCTGGCCGCCTGGCCGCTCCACCTGGGGCTGTTCATCGCCGTCGTCACTCTCACCGCCCTGGGCGCCTCCACCGCGCTGCTCGGCGGGGTGGGGCTGGTGGTCCTCATCGTCAGCATCATGCTGGCGCGGCTGGCGGCGGCGGCGCAGCGGTGGGTCAATGCGACGCTCACCGGCCGCCCGGCCCCGGGCGTCGCCTATCTTCCCTCCGATCCGCAGGACTCCGCGCTCAGGCGCATCCTGGCCCCCTTGCGCGACCCGCAGTCCTGGCGCGATGCGCTGTGGGCTGTCACGGGCTTCCCCGTGTCCCTGCTGACCTGGTCCGTGACCGTCATATGGGTCTCGGCCGGCATGTCCGCGATGGTGGCGCCGTTCCTGGAGTACCTCGAGTACCGGACGCAGGAGGCAGCCCCCAACTCCGGGACAGTCTCCGTGATCGGATACGGAGGTCTGGGCGAGCTGCTGGCCCCATCCCACCCGCATCTGGCCGATGTGGTCGTCACCATGGCACTGGGGGCGTTCTGCATCCTCAGCGCACCCGTCGTCCTGCAGGGGCTGGCCCGCATGCAGATGGGCTACGCCGAGCTGCTGCTCTCGCGCCAGGCGCGCGACCGCGAGCAGATCCTGGGCCTGCGGGCCTCGCGTCACGCCGCCCGCTCGGCGGAGGCCGACTCTCTGCGCCGTCTGGAGCGCGACCTGCATGACGGCCCTCAGCAGGGCCTGGTGCGCCTGGGCATGGACCTGGCCCGCGCCAAGCGGCACGCCGCCACCGACCCCGCCAAGACCCAGGAGATCCTGGATGCGACCATCGCCCAGACCCAGGAGACCCTTCTGGAGCTGCGCCGGCTCTCCCGGGGGATCGCCCCTCCCGTGCTCGTGGACCGGGGCCTGGAGGCCGCCATCATGGAGGCCTGCGCGCGCTCGATCGTGCCGGTGACGGTCAGCGCCAGTCTGCCCTCCTCGCCTCCCCCTCCCATGCACGCGGCCTCGGCCGCCTACTTCGTGGTCTCCGAGGCCCTGGTCAATGTCAACAAGCACTCCGGGGCCACGCAGGCCGGCGTGACGGTCAGCGCCCAGGAGGGCGCACTGCGCGTGGCGATCACCGATAATGGCGCCGGCGGGGCCTGCGCGGCCAAGGGCCATGGCCTGGACGGACTCATCCAGCGCCTGGCGGGCGTGGAGGGAACGCTGAGCATCGACTCCCCCGTCGGGGGGCCCACGACCATTGAGGCGGTGATCCCGTGCGAGTCCTGA
- a CDS encoding response regulator yields the protein MRVLIADDSVLLREGLTMILADEGHEVVAGVGTGEELVTRCLELRPDLTISDIRMPPSHSDEGLRAAMRIRDQWPQAPILLLSQYVVLSYATELLSSGSGFIGYLLKDRVTDLDSFLEAVERVASGGMVLDPEVVAQMMGRAQDPVASLTPREREVLEHMAQGRTNAGIAEALVVTEGAVEKHIQRIFLKLGLHADAEVHRRVAAVLALLGAPRTG from the coding sequence GTGCGAGTCCTGATCGCCGATGATTCCGTGCTGCTGCGCGAGGGCCTGACCATGATCCTGGCCGACGAGGGCCACGAGGTGGTCGCAGGGGTGGGCACCGGCGAGGAGCTGGTGACCCGCTGCCTGGAGTTGCGCCCCGACCTGACCATCAGCGACATCCGCATGCCTCCCTCCCATAGCGATGAGGGCCTGCGCGCCGCCATGCGCATCCGCGACCAGTGGCCCCAGGCCCCCATCCTGCTGCTGAGCCAGTACGTCGTGCTGTCCTATGCCACCGAGCTGCTCTCCAGCGGATCCGGCTTCATCGGCTACCTGCTCAAGGATCGGGTGACCGATCTCGACTCCTTCCTCGAGGCGGTTGAGCGCGTGGCCTCGGGCGGCATGGTCCTGGACCCGGAGGTGGTGGCCCAGATGATGGGCAGGGCGCAGGACCCGGTGGCCTCACTGACCCCGCGCGAGCGCGAGGTCCTCGAGCACATGGCCCAGGGCCGCACCAACGCCGGCATCGCCGAGGCGCTCGTGGTCACCGAGGGGGCGGTGGAGAAGCACATCCAGCGCATCTTCCTCAAGCTCGGGCTTCACGCCGACGCCGAGGTCCACCGCCGCGTCGCCGCGGTCCTGGCGCTGCTCGGGGCGCCCCGGACCGGCTGA
- a CDS encoding amino-acid N-acetyltransferase, which produces MSQPDVATVLRSARPADARAIADLVRPYSDQRILIAKDLISYFEDIQEFIVAEDAATAGPRSMHSIVGCGALHVMWDDIAEVRTLAVHPDHLGRGVGSAILGELIGRARALGLQRLFCLTFEVDFFSRHGFKPISGTPVGTDVFSEMVRSHDDGVAEFLNLARVKPNTLGNTRMLLQL; this is translated from the coding sequence ATGAGCCAGCCCGACGTCGCCACGGTGCTGCGCAGTGCGCGCCCGGCCGATGCCAGGGCGATCGCCGACCTCGTGCGCCCCTACTCCGACCAGCGGATCCTCATCGCCAAGGACCTCATCTCCTACTTCGAGGACATCCAGGAGTTCATCGTGGCCGAGGATGCGGCCACAGCCGGGCCGCGCTCCATGCACTCCATCGTGGGATGCGGGGCGCTGCACGTCATGTGGGACGACATCGCCGAGGTGCGCACCCTGGCGGTGCACCCCGATCACCTGGGCAGGGGAGTGGGCTCGGCGATCCTGGGCGAGCTGATCGGCCGGGCCCGGGCGCTGGGCCTGCAGCGACTGTTCTGCCTGACCTTCGAGGTGGACTTCTTCAGCCGCCACGGCTTCAAGCCCATCTCGGGGACCCCGGTGGGAACCGACGTGTTCTCCGAGATGGTCCGCTCCCATGACGACGGCGTGGCCGAGTTCCTCAACCTGGCCCGGGTCAAGCCCAACACCCTGGGCAACACCCGCATGCTGCTGCAGCTGTGA